The following proteins come from a genomic window of Ammospiza nelsoni isolate bAmmNel1 chromosome 6, bAmmNel1.pri, whole genome shotgun sequence:
- the SYT13 gene encoding synaptotagmin-13 isoform X1, which produces MVLSAPVIALGATLGTATSILALCGLTCFCKCKQPGKGLSEKDQEDETENTKPSVLQPVQQFNIKKTAEPVQPRALLKFPNIYGPKPEVTSPEIVNYTQYSLKTTEEPAPGKHTALDENRMKIQVNEELFVLPQNVPGVVKDVCVTEPLRPERAGGGQQAPELHYSLLYEPQHAQLRVALLQAMHDGMSGDQDTGCHCYILGTLESKSGIAEAQTELKKKVLHTLWEEVLQFPLTEEEMPGGTLTLTLRNCDKFSRHSIVGELKLNLAEMEESFGKAQWERLKSPEKEPSTGHGEVLLSISYLPAANRLLVVIIKAKNLHSKQLKDLLGSDVSVKVTLRHQSLKLKKKQTKRAKHKINPVWNEMIMFEVPHELLRASSVELEMLSQDGAGQSHVLGKCSLGLHVTGTERSHWEEMLRNPRKQIAMWHQLHM; this is translated from the exons ATGGTTTTGTCTGCTCCAGTTATAGCCCTGGGGGCTACCTTAGGGACTGCAACTAGCATCCTTGCCCTCTGCGGCCTCACCTGCTTCTGCAAATGCAAGCAACCTGGGAAAGGACTCTCAGAAAAGGACCAAGAGGACGAGACGGAAAATACTAAGCCCAGTGTGCTTCAGCCAGTCCAGCAA TTCAACATTAAGAAAACTGCAGAGCCAGTCCAGCCTCGAGCACTTCTGAAGTTTCCCAACATTTATGGCCCCAAACCAGAAGTAACTTCACCTGAAATTGTTAACTACACACAGTACTCTCTGAAGACAACTGAAGAACCAGCTCCTGGGAAACATACTGCTTTGGATGAGAATAGGATGAAGATACAAGTCAATGAAGAGCTGTTTGTTCTCCCTCAAAACG TTCCAGGTGTGGTGAAGGACGTGTGCGTCACGGAGCCCCTGAGGCCCGAGCGGGCAGGCGGCGGGCAGCAGGCCCCCGAGCTGCACTACTCCCTGCTCTACGAGCCCCAGCACGCACAGCTGCGCGTGGCCCTCCTCCAAG CTATGCATGATGGAATGAGCGGGGACCAAGACACTGGCTGCCATTGCTACATACTGGGCACCCTGGAGAGCAAGTCTGGCATTGCTGAGGCCCAGACAGAGCTGAAGAAGAAGGTACTTCACACCCTTTGGGAGGAGGTGCTGCAATTCCCATTAACAGAGGAGGAGATGCCAGGAGGAACACTGACTCTTACCCTGAGAAACTGTGACAAGTTCTCCAGGCACAGCATTGTGGGGGAACTGAAACTGAACCTTGCTGAAATGGAGGAATCCTTTGGGAAGGCCCAGTGGGAAAGGCTGAAGAGCCCAGAGAAG GAGCCATCCACAGGCCATGGGGAGGTTCTGCTCTCTATTAGCTACCTGCCAGCAGCTAACCGCCTGCTGGTGGTGATTATTAAGGCTAAAAACCTCCATTCCAAGCAGCTGAAAGATCTCCTTGGAAGTG ATGTTTCTGTCAAAGTGACACTGAGGCATCAGTCACTGAAGCTGAAGAAGAAGCAGACCAAACGTGCAAAACACAAGATCAACCCTGTGTGGAACGAGATGATCATGTTTGAGGTGCCTCATGAGCTCCTGCGTGCCTCCAGCGTGGAGCTGGAAATGctgagccaggatggagctggccagagccaTGTGCTTGGCAAGTGCAGTCTGGGCTTACAtgtcacaggcacagagaggagcCACTGGGAAGAAATGCTGAGGAACCCCAGGAAACAGATAGCCATGTGGCACCAGCTCCACATGTAG
- the SYT13 gene encoding synaptotagmin-13 isoform X2: MVLSAPVIALGATLGTATSILALCGLTCFCKCKQPGKGLSEKDQEDETENTKPSVLQPVQQFNIKKTAEPVQPRALLKFPNIYGPKPEVTSPEIVNYTQYSLKTTEEPAPGKHTALDENRMKIQVNEELFVLPQNGVVKDVCVTEPLRPERAGGGQQAPELHYSLLYEPQHAQLRVALLQAMHDGMSGDQDTGCHCYILGTLESKSGIAEAQTELKKKVLHTLWEEVLQFPLTEEEMPGGTLTLTLRNCDKFSRHSIVGELKLNLAEMEESFGKAQWERLKSPEKEPSTGHGEVLLSISYLPAANRLLVVIIKAKNLHSKQLKDLLGSDVSVKVTLRHQSLKLKKKQTKRAKHKINPVWNEMIMFEVPHELLRASSVELEMLSQDGAGQSHVLGKCSLGLHVTGTERSHWEEMLRNPRKQIAMWHQLHM, encoded by the exons ATGGTTTTGTCTGCTCCAGTTATAGCCCTGGGGGCTACCTTAGGGACTGCAACTAGCATCCTTGCCCTCTGCGGCCTCACCTGCTTCTGCAAATGCAAGCAACCTGGGAAAGGACTCTCAGAAAAGGACCAAGAGGACGAGACGGAAAATACTAAGCCCAGTGTGCTTCAGCCAGTCCAGCAA TTCAACATTAAGAAAACTGCAGAGCCAGTCCAGCCTCGAGCACTTCTGAAGTTTCCCAACATTTATGGCCCCAAACCAGAAGTAACTTCACCTGAAATTGTTAACTACACACAGTACTCTCTGAAGACAACTGAAGAACCAGCTCCTGGGAAACATACTGCTTTGGATGAGAATAGGATGAAGATACAAGTCAATGAAGAGCTGTTTGTTCTCCCTCAAAACG GTGTGGTGAAGGACGTGTGCGTCACGGAGCCCCTGAGGCCCGAGCGGGCAGGCGGCGGGCAGCAGGCCCCCGAGCTGCACTACTCCCTGCTCTACGAGCCCCAGCACGCACAGCTGCGCGTGGCCCTCCTCCAAG CTATGCATGATGGAATGAGCGGGGACCAAGACACTGGCTGCCATTGCTACATACTGGGCACCCTGGAGAGCAAGTCTGGCATTGCTGAGGCCCAGACAGAGCTGAAGAAGAAGGTACTTCACACCCTTTGGGAGGAGGTGCTGCAATTCCCATTAACAGAGGAGGAGATGCCAGGAGGAACACTGACTCTTACCCTGAGAAACTGTGACAAGTTCTCCAGGCACAGCATTGTGGGGGAACTGAAACTGAACCTTGCTGAAATGGAGGAATCCTTTGGGAAGGCCCAGTGGGAAAGGCTGAAGAGCCCAGAGAAG GAGCCATCCACAGGCCATGGGGAGGTTCTGCTCTCTATTAGCTACCTGCCAGCAGCTAACCGCCTGCTGGTGGTGATTATTAAGGCTAAAAACCTCCATTCCAAGCAGCTGAAAGATCTCCTTGGAAGTG ATGTTTCTGTCAAAGTGACACTGAGGCATCAGTCACTGAAGCTGAAGAAGAAGCAGACCAAACGTGCAAAACACAAGATCAACCCTGTGTGGAACGAGATGATCATGTTTGAGGTGCCTCATGAGCTCCTGCGTGCCTCCAGCGTGGAGCTGGAAATGctgagccaggatggagctggccagagccaTGTGCTTGGCAAGTGCAGTCTGGGCTTACAtgtcacaggcacagagaggagcCACTGGGAAGAAATGCTGAGGAACCCCAGGAAACAGATAGCCATGTGGCACCAGCTCCACATGTAG